The Microbacterium sp. LKL04 sequence ACCTGGTACCTCAGCGGGTACCTCTGGGCGCGCTTCATCGACCGCCGCATCCCGCTCGCCATCCCCCGTCTGTTCGGCGAGGACGTCGAACCCACGAACCCGCCCAAGGCCGGCACCGTCATCGGCGTCATCGCGATCCCGCTGGTCCTGATCCTCCTCAACACCGGTTCTGCGGCGCTCGTCTCGTCGGGAGCCGTCGACGGCACCGCCGTCTGGGTGCAGGCGCTCGGCCTCATCGGCACGAGCCAGGTCGCCCTGCTGATCGCCGTCCTCGTCGCCCTGTTCGTCCTCGGCACCCGCCGCGGTGTCGGCGGCAGCGCGCTCGACAAGATCGTCGAGTCCTCGCTCGGACCGATCTGCTCGGTCGTCCTCATCACCGGCGCGGGTGGCATGTTCGGTGGCGTCCTGCGCGCCTCGGGCATCGGTGATGCGCTGTCGGATTCGCTCGCCTCGATCGGCGTCCCGGTCATCTTCGCCGCCTACCTGATCGCGCTCCTCCTCCGCGTGGCGCAGGGTTCGGCGACCGTCGCCCTCGTGACGGCCGCGGGGCTCGTCGCACCCGCCGTTCTGTCGAGTGGATTCAATGCCCTGCAGGTCGCATGTATCGTCCTCGCCACCGCCGCCGGCTCCGTCTTCGCGGGTCACGTCAACGACTCCGGTTTCTGGCTCGTCGGTCGCCTCATGGGCATGGACGTCAAGACGACCCTCAAGACCTGGACCGTGCAGCAGGCCCTCGAGTCGGTCGTAGGCTTCCTCATCGTGCTCGGCATCTTCGGCCTGGTGTCCCTTGTCTGACGTCTTCGACCTCACCGGCCGTCTGGCCCTCGTGACGGGATCATCGCGGGGGCTCGGCCAGAGCCTCGCCGTGGGCCTCGCCGAGGCCGGCGCCCGCGTCATCGTCCACGGCCGCGATGCCGAGGCCGTCGAGCGGAGCGCCGCCGCGATCGCCGAGCGCACCGGCATCCGTCCCGAGGCAGCCCTGTTCGACGTCACGGATGCCGCGGCTGTCGAGGAGGCGATCGGCGACCTCGTCGAGCGAGTCGGCGCCCCCGACATCCTCGTCAACAACGCCGGCATCCAGCGGCGGGCGCCCTTCGCGGAGTTCCCCGTCGCGGACTGGGATGCCGTCATCTCGAGCAACCTGTCGAGCGCCTTCTACGTGTCGCGTTTCGTGGCTCCCGGCATGATCGCGCGCGGCTCCGGCAAGATCATCAACATCGCCTCGGTCCAGTCGATGCTCGGGCGCCAGACCATCGCCCCGTACGCCGCGAGCAAGGGCGGTATCGCCCAGCTCAGTCGTGGGATGGCCGCCGACCTGGCGCGCCACGGCATCCAGGTCAACACGCTCTCGCCCGGCTACTTCGCCACCGAGATGAACGCGGCGCTCGTCGCCGACGCGGACTTCTCGGACTGGGTCGCCCAGCGCACCCCGGCCGGCCGCTGGGGTGACGTCGCGGAGCTGCGCGGACCGCTCGTGTTCCTCGCCTCGGCGGCGAGCGACTTCGTGAACGGCCAGAACCTGTTCGTCGACGGCGGCATGACCGCGGTCGTCTGACCCGAGGAGAGACACACATGGACGCAGTCGTCATCGGCGGCAAGCTCGACCTCACGGTCGCGGACCATCCCGTCCCCGAGCCGGACGCGGGACAGGTCCGGATCCGGGTGGGATACGTCGGGATCTGCGGATCCGACCTGCACTACTACTCCGAGGGGGCGAACGGCGCGTTCGTTGTCACCGAGCCCTTGGTTCCCGGGCACGAGCTGTCGGGCTGGGTCGACCTCGACCCGTCCGGTCTGCTGTCGCCGGGGACGCCCGTGACGGTGCATCCCGCGCGCTTCGGTCCCGAAGGGTCGACTCCCGTCGAGCCGCACCTGCGTCCCGGAGGCAGCTACCTCGGCAGCGCCGCGACGACCCCGCACACGCAGGGCGCGATGAGCGACTACCTGGTGGTGGATGCCGGCATGATCCGGACCCTGCCCTCGGACCTGCCCGTGCGCCGCGCCGTCCTGGCCGAGCCCCTGGCCGTCGCCTTTCACGGCGCGGGCCGGTCGGGCTCCCTCGCCGGCGCGCGGGTGCTCGTCTGCGGTGCGGGTCCGATCGGCTTGCTCGCTGTCGTCGCTGCACAGGAGGCGGGAGCGGCGAGCGTCGAGATCACCGACCTGCTGGCCGAGCCGCTCGAGCGGGCACGCGCGCTCGGCGTCGACGGCGTCTGGCGGGTGGGTGAGGACGAGGTGCCCTCCGACGTCTACGACGTCGTCCTCGAGTGCTCGGGAGCCGCACCCGCCGTGTCGTCGGCGATCGCCGCCGTCCGCCGCCGCGGAACCGTCGTGCAGATCGGGATGCTGCCCAACCAGCCGGTCGGTGTGAACATCGCCCCGCTCATCTCGAAAGAAGCCACACTCACCGGCGCCTTCCGCTTCCTCGATGAGATCGACGAGGCGATCGAGGTCCTGAGCCGCCGCCCCGAGATCGAGGCCGTCATCACCCACGAGTTCCGCCCCGATGCGGCCATCGAAGCGTTCGAGACCGCACGGCGCCCCGCCGAGAGCAGCAAAGTCGTCGTGACCCTGACCGACGTGGAGGTGGCGTCGTGAGCACCGCACCCCGCATTGTCGTCATGGGTCCGAGCGGGTCGGGCAAGACCGCCGTCGGAGCCGCTCTCGCCGTCGATCTCGGCGTGGACTTCGTCGACGCCGACGATCTGCACCCGCAGGCCAATGTCGAGAAGATGGAGGCGGGCCACCCCCTCGACGACGAGGATCGCGCACCCTGGCTCGACATCGTCGGACAGACCCTCGCCGAGGCGCCCGGTCTCGTCGTCGCGTGCTCCGCATTGGCCCGCCGCTACCGCGACCGGATCCGCGCCGCCGCGCCTGACGTTCGCTTCGTCGAACTCGTCGTGTCGCCCGAGGAGCTGGACCGCCGGATGCGTTCGCGTCAGCACTTCATGCCGCCGGCGCTCCTCGCTTCGCAGCTCGCGACCCTCGAGCACCTCGGCGACGACGAGCCCGGGGTCGCCGTCGAGAACGTCGGCCGCATCCTCGATGTCGCGCGCCGCGCGCGCATCGCGCTCGACGAGCCGGCCGGCTGAGGCGAGCGGAACGCAACCCCTCGCCCGGAACACGTGGTCACCCGCAGGATGACCACGTGACCACCACCGTTCTCGTCGCCGGCGCAACCGGCGACCTCGGCAGCCGCATCTCCCGCGAGCTCCTCCACCACGACGTCCGGCTCCGGGTGCTGACCCGTCCGGGCAGCTCGACCGCGGCCGAGCGCTTCGGCGACGACCCGCGGGTCGAGATCGTGACCGCCGACTACGCGGACCACGATGCGCTCATGGCCGCGGCATCCGGTGCCGACGTCGTCGTCTCGGCGGTCAGCGGCCTCCGCCCCGTGATCGTCGACGCGCAGCGCGCGCTGCTCGCCGCGGCCGTCGCGGCGGGCGTGCCGCGCTTCCTGCCGTCGGACTACTCCGCCGACTACCGTCGGCTCACCCCGGGGACGAACCGCAACCTCGAGCTGCGCCGCGAGTTCGCCGCCGACCTCGACGCGGCCCCGATCCAGGCGACGTCTGTGCTGGGAGGCATGTTCACCGAACTGCTCGCCGGCCAGGCGCCGCTGATCCTCCGCGACCGCAAGCGCGTCCTCTACTGGTCGTCGGCGGACCAGGTGCTCGACGTGACGACGAAGGACGACACCGCCCGGACCGTCGCGCTGGTCGCCCTCGACGCCGACGCCCCGCGTGTGGTCGAGGTCGCCGGCGACCGGATCACCGCTCGCCAGGTGGCGGGACTCGCGACCGAGCTCAGCGGCGACACATTCAGGCTGCAGTGGGCGGGCACGACGGGGACACTGTCGGCCATGGCCGCAGTGGGGCGACGCCTCTCGAGCAACCCCGGCGAGACGTTCCCCGCCTGGCAGGGCATGCAGTACTTCGTGAGCATGTTCAGCGGCGAGGCCGCGCTGCGCCACGTCGACAACGACCGCTACGGACGCCAGACCTGGACGCCGGCCCGCGACATCCTCGCCCCCTGGTTGGCAACCACGCGCTCCTAATCCGCACCCCCCGCGCAAGAGCGGCCGGGGGTTCGTCGTCGCCGCATACAATCGCGGGACACGGTCGTCCGCGCCGTCGCCACCCGAGGAGTCCCGCCATCGACCATCAGCCCGCTCCGGCTCCTCGCGTCTCGGCGTGGTCGACGCTCGGCCGCCTGGTCCACATCTCGCGCCCGGTCCTCTGGATCAACACGATCGGCACCGGCGTGCTGGGCATGTGGCTCACGGGTCAGTTGCTGGATGCCGCGGCGATCCCGCTCCTGCTGTGGCTCACGCTGCCGTTCAACCTGCTGATCTACGGCGTGAACGACATCTTCGACCAGGAGACCGACGCGCTGAACGCGCGGAAGGGCTCGATCGAGGGCGCCCGGATCGAGCCGCGCGAGGTGCGGCTGATCGTCTGGGCGGTCGCGATCACGAACGTGCCGTTCCTCGTCTGGTTCCTCATCGCCTACCCGCCCGCGGCCGGCCTGCTGATCCTCCTCTACACGCTCGTCTTCGTCTTCTACTCGGCGCCGCCGCTGCGGTTCAAGCAGCGGCCGTTCCTCGACTCGATCAGCAACGCCGCCTACGGTCTGCCCCTGCTGATCGTCCCGGTTGCCCTCGGCGAGCCGCCGCTGTGGCCCGCCGTCATCGGACTCCTCGCCTGGAGCGTCGCGAAGCACGCCTACGACGCGGTGCAGGACATCGACGAGGACCGTGAGGCCGGCATCCGGACGACCGCCGTCCTCCTCGGCCCGCGCGGCACCGCGGTGTGGAGCGGATGCTGGTGGCTCGCCTCCACCGTCCTGTTCGCGCTCGTGAGCATCCCCGTCGCAGCGGTCAACCTCGCGATCGCGGGCGTCCTCGTCGGATGGATGCTGGTGCGTCCGACCCCCGCGACCGGGCGTCGCCTGTACCCGGTGTCGATCGCGTTCCCCTATGTCGCCGGTTCGGTCGCGAGCGGACTGCAGCTGACGAAGATGTTCTTCGAGGTGTACGGATGAGCCGCATCGTCGTCATCGGCGCAGGACTCGGGGGGCTGGCGGCATCCGCTCTGCTGGCCCGCGCCGGACACGACGTGACCCTGCTCGAGCGGGCCGTGACGGTCGGCGGTAAGAGTAGGCGGCTCGAGGTCGACGGCGAGCGCATCGACTCCGGCCCCTCGCTCGTGACGTTCCCCGGCGTGTGGCAGGAGCTGTGCGCCCGCCTCGGCACGGACCCCGGCGCCCTCGAGCTGGAGCGGCTGCCCGAGGTCGGCCGCTACTACTACGAGGGCGAGGAGGTCACCCTCCCCGTGCCGCCCGAGCACCGCTGGTACCCGGCGTGGAAGCGGTTCAGCGACGAGCACGCTCCCCTCGCCGACGACGTGACCGCGCTTCTCGTCGCTGACCCGCTCGACCGGCGCTCACTGCCCGCGCTGCGGCGACTGCTCGCCGTGTACGGGCCGCGGCTGAGCACGCGGGCATACCTCGACAGCCTGACGTGGATGCCCGACGGCCTCCGCGAGATCATCGCCATCCACACACTCAACGCCGGCGTCCCGCCCGAGCGGACGCCTGCGCTCTACGCGAGCATGCCGGCCGTGATGGCGGCATCCGGTGTGTGGGTCCCCCGCGGCGGCGTCTACGAGATCCCGCTCGCGCTGGAGCGCATGGCGGATGCCGCGGGTGTCGACATCCGCACGGGTCAGTCCGTGACGGGCATCGAGCACGGACGGGTCACGACGACGGGCGGATCGTTCGAGGCCGACATCGTCGTGAGCGCGCTCGACGCGGACCGGGTCGACGCCCTTCTCGGCAGGCGGCGGCGCACACCGGGCGCCCTGTCGTGCTCGGCCGTCGCGATCTACGGCACGCTCCGCGAGCCGCTCCCCGAGTGGATCGCCGCGCACAGCGTCATCCTCCCCACGAAGCCCGACGCCCTGCACCGCAGCCTCGCCGCGGGCGACGAGCCCGCCGACACGATGGCGTTCGTCAACCTCTACCGCGCCGGCCAGGTCTACCCGAACGACCGCAGCACGCTCGCCGTCCTGCTGACCGCCCCGGCCGACGGGTCGGGGTACAGCCTCGAGCACCCGTTCGTGCGGCGCGAGGTCGAACGGATCTCCCGCACGATGGGCCTCGACGGGCTGCTGACCGATGCGATGACGGATGCCGCGGTCCTCGACCCCGCGTACTTCGGGACGTTCGGCGAGCACCACGGCGCCCTCTACGGTGCCGCCCGTCCTCTGTGGATGAGCGGACCGTTCCACCGGCCTGCGCACCACGATCTCCGGCGGCCGTGGCTGTGGCGCGTCGGCGCCTCCGTGCACCCCGGCGGCGGCATCCCGGCGGTGCTCGGCGGAGCGATGATGGTGACCGAGAAGCTGCTGAGGAGGCATCCCGCATGACGACGACCCTGCTCGAGGACTTCCTCTCCGGCGAGACGGACCGCGTGCTCCATGCGACGTGGCAGGTGCTCGGCAGTCGCGACCCCGACCTGGTGGACCCGCTCGTGCCGCACGTCGCCCGCATCCGGAAGGCCACGGAGAAGCTCAATCTCGGCGGCTTGATCCGGCCCAATTCGGCGAACGTCGAGTTCGCCCTCGCGAAGCTAGAGCACCGGGCCAACCGGTCGTGCTGGTGCGAAGACTACCCGGGTCCCGAGCACCGCGACCCACGCAAGGAAGAGGACGCGGGGAACATCCGCATCCTCTCGACGAGCGAACCCGGCTGGTCGATGACCTACGAATGCGAGTGCACGATCTGCGGGCGCATCTACGACGTCGAGCAGGGCGACTACCACGTCATGTGGTGGCGTTGGCGGCCGCGCGGAGTCAAGCGCCCGAAGTCCTGACGCCGCTAGGCCGTGCGGCGCACGTACTCCTCGATCGCGACACCCGAGGCGAACTCGCGCACACGCGTCCGCGTGAAGGGGTACTCCGCCGGGGCGGCCTCACCGAACAAGCGGATGCCGGAGCCCAGAGCGACCGGGTGGCGCTTCAGCACGAGCCGGTCGATCTCGGGCAGCAACGCCCCGGCGAGCTCGCCGCCACCGCACAGCCAGATGTCCGCGCCGTCCTCGGCCTTGAGGGACCGGACGGTCGCCACCGGATCGTTCGTCAGGGAGACCGACGGGTCGACATCGCGCTCCCGGCGGCTGGCGACGATCTGCCGGAGGTGCGGGTACGGGCTCGTGATCCCGGCATCCAGCGCGGGAATCAGCGTGTTCCACCCCATGATCACGGTGTCGAACGTGGTGTTCGGTGATTGGATGCCGACCGCCCGCTGCACGTGCCCAGGCAGCGCGTCGGCGTACTCGCCGAAGATGACAGCGTTGTGGTCGCCCTCGATGAGGAAGGCGTCGTACCCGCCGTTCTCATCGGCGATGCAGCCGTCGATGCTGACGGCGACGTAGTAGACGAGGTCTCGCATCGGTGTCCTCTCCGGAAGGTCCGGCCTGCTCAGTCCATCCCGACGGCCATGTCGGTGAAGCGCGAGAAGTGACCCTGGAACGCAACGACGACCGTGTCGGTCGGGCCGTTGCGGTGCTTGGCGACGATCAGGTCAGCCTCGCCGGCGCGGGGGCTGTCCTTCTCGTACGCGGCTTCGCGGTGCAGCAGGATGACGATGTCGGCATCCTGCTCGATCGAGCCCGATTCACGCAGGTCGCTGATGGCAGGCTTCTTGTCGGCGCGCTGCTCGGCACCACGGTTCAGCTGCGACAGGGCGATCACGGGAACCTGCAGCTCCTTCGCCAGCAGCTTCAGCGCACGGGAGAACTCCGAGACCTCCTGCTGACGGGACTCGACGCGCTTACCGCTCGTCATGAGCTGGAGGTAGTCGATGACGACCATCTCGAGTCCGACGCGCTGCTTGAGCTTGCGGCACTTCGCGCGGATCTCGACGAGCGTCATGTTCGGGCTGTCGTCGATGTACAGCGGCGCATCGTTGATGCGACCGCGGGTCGAGGCGATCGTGGTCCAGTCGCGGCTGTCGAGCATGCCCTTGCGCATGCTCTGCAGCGGCACCGCACCCTCGGCGCTCATGAGTCGCATAGCGATCTCGCTGCGCCCCATTTCGAGCGAGAAGAACACGGTGGGGCGGTTGTGCTTGATGGCGGCCGCGCGAGCGAAGTCGAGCGCGAGCGTCGACTTACCCATGGCGGGACGAGCGGCGACGACGACCATCTGTCCGCCGTGCAGGCCGTTGGTGAGCTGGTCGAGGGCAGCGAACCCGGTCGGGATGCCGGTCATCTGACCGTCGCGTCCGCGCGCGGCTTCGATCTCCTCGACAGCGGCGTCAACGGCGACCTGCAGGGGAACGTAGTCCTCGGACTGCTCCTGCCCGGTCACCGAGTAGATCTCGGCCTGCGCGTTGTTGACGAGGTCGAGAGCCTCGCCCTGGCCGTTGTAGCCCATCTGCACGATGCGGGTGCCGGCTTCGACGAGGCGACGGAGCAGTGCTCGCTCCCGCACGATCGAGGCGTAGTAGGCCGCGTTCGCTGCGGTGGGGACGATCGACGTGAGGGAGTGCAGGTAGTCCGCGCCGCCGGCGCGCTGCAGATCGCCGGTCTTGATCAGCTCATCCGTCACGGCGACGACATCGGTGGGCTCACCGTGCGAGTAGAGGGAGAGGACGGCTTCGAAGATCAGCTCGTGCTTGGGCACGTAGAAGTCGGTTCCCCGAAGGGCCTCGATGACATCGGCGACCGCGTCTCCCGAGAGGAGCATGCCGCCCAGGGTGCTCTGTTCCGCGAGCATGTCGTGCGGCGGGGTGCGTTCCGGACCGCGGGATCCGCCGATTCGGTCGTCAGACAGGTCCGCGATCGACATCCAAGCCCCTCTTCCGGACCTGCTGGAAGGCCCTCGCACACGCTAGGGAGGGGCTCGGACACACGCAAACCGGCCTGTGGATAACTGTGTGGAGAATCTGCGCGAAACGCCGCTCACCCTGTGCAGAGAGCCTGTGGACAACGCGTGGAATCTCCGTGTTGGGAGCGCAGGAATAGAACTTTGATCTGGACTTTGCTTTCCCACAGCCTGTGGATGGCTAACCGACCTCAAGTGGCGCTTGAAGGTTCAGGGTTATCCCCACACATGTGCAGAATCCGCGATTTGTCAAATGAGAAAGTCGGCCGGTTTCTGCGGTTTGCTCACCCCTCAAAAGGATGCCCGAAGTGCTCTTGTCAAATTCATAGGAAGTCGGTACCGTGGCTGTTCCAGGCACCCCGCAGAACGCGGCCATCACGGCGCGCGTTCCGATGAGACATCGTGGAGGTGACCTGTGCCTACAACGCAACGAGCGTTCGTCCGACTCGGTCTCCTCGCTGCGGTCGGACTCGGCGTCGCCCTGCTCTGGGTGGCCTTCGCGGTCGTGTTGAGCGCATCGCACGCCCATGCCGCCGACCGCGAAGACGATGGGCTCCTCAGCGGGGTGACCAAGGTCGTCGGACGGACCGTTGCACCGGTGACCGACAAGGTCGTGAAGCCCGTTACCGACAAGCTCGTCACGCCCGTGGCCGAGAAGGCGGTCGCGCCCGTCATCGAGAAGGTCGTCACACCCGTCGCCGACAAGATCGTGAAGCCGGTGGCCGAGAAGGCGGTGAAGCCCGTCACGGACAAGGTCGTCACCCCCGTGACCGACAAGGTCGTGCAGCCTGTCACAGACAAGATCGTGAAGCCGGTCGTCGACAAGGTGGTCGCGCCCGTCACCGACAAGGTCGTGAAGCCCGTCGTCGAAACGGCGGTGAAGCCCGTCACCGATACCGTCCTGCCTCCCGTCGTCACCGTCGTGACGCCCATCACGGACAGTGTCGTCGTTCCTATCGTGGATGCCGTCCGCCCGGTTATCGAGCCGGTTGTGAACGCGATCGACCCGGTGATCGAGACCGTGCTCCCCCCGGTCGTTGACGCCATCGACCCCGTGACGGAGCCCGTCACACCGGGCCTCGGGGTCATTCCCGCTTACCCTCTGCCGGTGTCGCCTGATGCCGACGCTTCCGCGACCGGCACGACACCCGCCGCGACCGCTGTCGGTGCGCTTTCGACGCCAGCTTCTGCCGCACGGGTCAGCCCCGCTGCTCTGACAACGCGTGACGCCTTCCAGGCGACCGTGGCGGCTCGTTCCGCCGACGTATCGTCGGCCGTTGCCGGGCTCGCGGCATCCCCCACGCCTGACACCGCCCCGCCCGCGCCCGCAGCGCCCCTGGCGGGAACCGGTTCTCTGACGTCCGCTTCCTCCGGAGGGGCTGCCGGGCTGTTCGCCCTGCTTCCGTTCGGCTTCCCCGTTGCGCACCGTGCCTGGGCGCGTCGGGGACGGCCGCACGACGAGCACGGCCTGCCCGCACCCTTCTTCGACAGCGACGTCTCTCCCGACTGACGGGGATTGCGCCGCGCGTTTTCGCGGCACGCATCCCGCACGTCCCACGTGAGGGCGCATCCGCGCCATCCCCAGTCATCTTCCAGGAGAGAGAAATGAACACCATGTTGTCGCGTGCCCTCCTGGGTACGCTCGTCGCCGGGGGCATCACGCTCTTCGGCGCAGCGGCCGCGCAGGCCGCGGAATCCACGACGTCCGGAGAGGACGGGCTGCTCTCGGGCACCCAGGCGCTCCTGAACGTCGACGTCCCGGTCACCATCGGCGACACCGCGATCTCGCTGGTCGGCGACTCGTCCACGAGCTCGAGCGACAAGGGGTCGTCCGCGGCTCCGTCGCGCGATTCGGATTCTGCATCCACCAGCGGCTCCGACGGTGCCGCCTCCGGGTCGCAGGCCATCATCAACGTGTCCGTACCCGTCACGGTCAAGGACACGGCGGTCTCGGTCATCGGTGACAGCTCGACCAAGAGCACGGATGCCGCGCCTGCCGCACCTGCAAAGGATCCCGCCAAGGCGCCCGCAGCGTCGACCGGCGGGTCAGACGGCATCGGGTCCGGCACACAGGTCGTCGCCCCCGTGAAGGCCCCGGTGACCGTAAAGGACACCGCGGTGTCGGTCATCGGTGACAGCAAGACCGAGAGCACGGATGCAGCGGCCACGGCCGCACCGTCGTCGCCTGCATCGTCGGCCACCACCGGCGGAGAGGACGGAGTCGGGTCCGGCACCCAGGTCGTCGCCCCCATCGCCGTGCCCGTGACGGTCGAGGACGTCGCGATCTCCGTCATCGGCGACAGCACCACCGAGAGCACGTATGCCGCGGCTCCCAGCGCACCGGCATCGCCCGCCCCGTCGGCCACCACCGACGGCACCGACGGCATCGCGTCCGGCACCCAGGTCGTCGCACCGATCACCGTTCCGGTAACGGTCGACGGCAACGCCATCTCGGTCATCGGAGACAGCACCACCGAGAGCACCGGAGCCCCCGCTCCCACCGCCTCCGCGGCAGGAACCACCGAAGGTCCGTCCACCGACGGCTCTGACGGCATCGGATCCGGCACCCAGGTCGTCGCACCGATCACCGTCCCGGTGACGGTCGACGGCAACGCCGTCTCCGTCATCGGTGACAGCACCACCGAGAGCACGGGCGCCGCGGCCCCGAGCACTCCCGCCACCGGAGCCACCGAGGGCCCGTCGACCGACGGCTCCGACGGAATCGGATCCGGCACCCAGGTCGTCGCACCCATCACGCTTCCGGTGATGATCGGCGACACGGCCGTCTCCGTCATCGGTGACAGCACGAGCGTCGGCGGAGGAACGGGTACCGCGCCGAGCACCGGCACGATCGGCACCCCGATCACCTCGGGTGAGAACGGGATCGGCGGAGGAACGCAGGTTCTGCTGCCCATCGGCATCCCGATCACCGTCGGTGACACCGCCGTGTCGATCATCGGCGACAGCACCGTCACCGACCCGGGAACCGGTCCTGGCACCGACCCGGGAACCGGTCCTGGCACCGGCCCGATCGACCCGACGGACCCCGTCGAGCCTGTTGACCCCGTGGACCCGACGAACCCGGTTGACCCCGTGGACCCGGTCGACCCGGGCACGGTTCCGGGTGACACCCCGGGTCTGGGAACGGACGACCAGATCCCGGGTGCTCCCGGCACGTCGATGACACCGCAGGCCACCGCGACCGAGATGCCTCGAGCCCTGGCTCAGGCAGGTGGCGTGCCCGTGACGTGGCTCCCGCTGTCCGCCGCGGCGCTGATCCTCGCAGGGGCGCTGCTCGCCCTGCGTCGCCGCACCGCCTGACACAGCCCGGGAGGGGCGGATGCCGCGGCTCGAGCACCGGCATCCGCTCCTCCGGCGTGCGCGGATGCAAGAGATCGGGCACGACACCCCGCCACCAGGCCTCGAGACACGGCGTGTCGGCCACGATCTATTGCATCCGCGAACCCGCACGCCCGCATCCGCGAACTCCAACACGCCCGCACACCCGCCCCAAACGCCGGATGCCGCGGTCCCGACCCGAAGGGGAGGAACCGCGGCATCCGAACCGCGCGCCAGGATTACTTGGCGGCGACCACCTGCAGGGTGATCGCGGCGGTGAGGTCGTCACGCAGGCGAACGGTCGCCTCGTGCTGTCCCACGGCCTTGATCGGCGAGGTGATGTGGATCTTGCGCTTGTCGAGGTCACCGAGACCGGCGGCCTTGACGGCGTCGGCCACGTCGGCCGGCTTGACCGAACCGAACAGACGGCCTTCCGCGCCGGCCTTGACGGTCAGCTTGACCGTGTTCGACTCGAGCGTGTTCTTGAGCGCCACAGCCTCTTCGTGGTCGTGGATCGCGCGGGCGTCGCGGGCGGCGCGAATCGACGCCACCTGCTTCTCGCCACCGCGGGTCCAGGCCACAGCGAAGCCCTGGGGGATGAGGTAGTTACGGGCGTACCCGTTCTTGACCTCGATGACGTCACCGGCGCTACCGAGCCCGGCGACCTCGTTCGTGAGAATCAGCTTTGCCATGTCGGTGCTCCTTACCGGCCAGCGCCGGCGTAGGGCAGGAGCGCCATTTCACGGGCGTTCTTGATCGCCTTGGCGATCAGACGCTGCTCCTGCACCGAGACTCCGGTGATACGACGGGCGCGGATCTTCCCACGCTCCGAGATGAACTTACGAAGCGTCGCGACGTCCTTGTAGTCGATGACGCCGACGCGGATCGCCTTCGCGGGAGCGGCGTTCTTCGCGC is a genomic window containing:
- the dnaB gene encoding replicative DNA helicase, which translates into the protein MSIADLSDDRIGGSRGPERTPPHDMLAEQSTLGGMLLSGDAVADVIEALRGTDFYVPKHELIFEAVLSLYSHGEPTDVVAVTDELIKTGDLQRAGGADYLHSLTSIVPTAANAAYYASIVRERALLRRLVEAGTRIVQMGYNGQGEALDLVNNAQAEIYSVTGQEQSEDYVPLQVAVDAAVEEIEAARGRDGQMTGIPTGFAALDQLTNGLHGGQMVVVAARPAMGKSTLALDFARAAAIKHNRPTVFFSLEMGRSEIAMRLMSAEGAVPLQSMRKGMLDSRDWTTIASTRGRINDAPLYIDDSPNMTLVEIRAKCRKLKQRVGLEMVVIDYLQLMTSGKRVESRQQEVSEFSRALKLLAKELQVPVIALSQLNRGAEQRADKKPAISDLRESGSIEQDADIVILLHREAAYEKDSPRAGEADLIVAKHRNGPTDTVVVAFQGHFSRFTDMAVGMD
- a CDS encoding chaplin family protein; the protein is MNTMLSRALLGTLVAGGITLFGAAAAQAAESTTSGEDGLLSGTQALLNVDVPVTIGDTAISLVGDSSTSSSDKGSSAAPSRDSDSASTSGSDGAASGSQAIINVSVPVTVKDTAVSVIGDSSTKSTDAAPAAPAKDPAKAPAASTGGSDGIGSGTQVVAPVKAPVTVKDTAVSVIGDSKTESTDAAATAAPSSPASSATTGGEDGVGSGTQVVAPIAVPVTVEDVAISVIGDSTTESTYAAAPSAPASPAPSATTDGTDGIASGTQVVAPITVPVTVDGNAISVIGDSTTESTGAPAPTASAAGTTEGPSTDGSDGIGSGTQVVAPITVPVTVDGNAVSVIGDSTTESTGAAAPSTPATGATEGPSTDGSDGIGSGTQVVAPITLPVMIGDTAVSVIGDSTSVGGGTGTAPSTGTIGTPITSGENGIGGGTQVLLPIGIPITVGDTAVSIIGDSTVTDPGTGPGTDPGTGPGTGPIDPTDPVEPVDPVDPTNPVDPVDPVDPGTVPGDTPGLGTDDQIPGAPGTSMTPQATATEMPRALAQAGGVPVTWLPLSAAALILAGALLALRRRTA
- the rplI gene encoding 50S ribosomal protein L9 → MAKLILTNEVAGLGSAGDVIEVKNGYARNYLIPQGFAVAWTRGGEKQVASIRAARDARAIHDHEEAVALKNTLESNTVKLTVKAGAEGRLFGSVKPADVADAVKAAGLGDLDKRKIHITSPIKAVGQHEATVRLRDDLTAAITLQVVAAK
- the rpsR gene encoding 30S ribosomal protein S18, whose amino-acid sequence is MAGKATGDRRKPRKGAKNAAPAKAIRVGVIDYKDVATLRKFISERGKIRARRITGVSVQEQRLIAKAIKNAREMALLPYAGAGR